In a genomic window of uncultured Sphaerochaeta sp.:
- a CDS encoding ABC transporter substrate-binding protein yields the protein MKKTLVLLLIAVLAMGTVFAAGSKEAAKQDGPVTLRLSWWGGDSRHTPTLAAMEAYSAANPNVKLEGEYGGWDGYYQKIVTQIAGGTAADIIQIDQPWLAELASKGDVFTVIDNSMVDLSQFDADFLKNYCTYDGKLLGLPTGTNVNTFIVDAQMLSSFGIDPNTQWTWDNIISEGKKINQQDKSAFFSGASPDIMRYWFEIYIAQLAGAVVDNNKKVAFTEAQGTEAFTYFKRWFDEGIVAPFSQTSLFYQKFQENPSWINGKMATSWTWVSSMDKDIGARKMETRQFPVMAGAKNTGVLMRPSQIMVVNSNSKNEAEAIKVLNYLFTDPQALELLGLARGIPATVIGRSTLAAKGAISAMAEKATNEGIAQAGLPQSTYQMNSEVIQTMQDVIDEFGFGKLTPAEASAKLIKNLNATLATL from the coding sequence ATGAAAAAGACACTTGTATTGCTTCTCATCGCCGTTCTGGCCATGGGAACCGTGTTTGCAGCAGGATCGAAGGAAGCTGCAAAACAGGACGGACCGGTAACCCTTCGTCTCTCCTGGTGGGGCGGTGACTCCCGCCATACCCCGACCCTTGCGGCCATGGAAGCCTATAGTGCAGCAAACCCCAACGTCAAGCTCGAAGGTGAGTATGGTGGTTGGGACGGCTACTACCAGAAGATCGTAACCCAGATCGCCGGCGGAACCGCAGCCGACATCATCCAGATCGACCAGCCCTGGCTTGCAGAGCTTGCCTCCAAGGGTGACGTCTTCACCGTCATCGACAACTCCATGGTCGACCTGAGCCAGTTCGATGCAGATTTCCTCAAGAACTACTGCACCTATGACGGGAAACTGCTCGGCCTGCCCACCGGAACCAACGTAAACACCTTCATCGTCGATGCCCAGATGCTCAGTAGCTTCGGCATTGACCCGAACACCCAGTGGACCTGGGACAACATCATCTCCGAAGGAAAGAAGATCAACCAGCAGGACAAGAGTGCCTTCTTCAGCGGGGCTTCCCCTGACATCATGCGCTACTGGTTCGAGATTTACATTGCCCAGCTTGCCGGCGCAGTGGTGGACAACAACAAGAAGGTTGCCTTCACCGAAGCTCAGGGAACCGAGGCGTTCACCTACTTCAAGCGCTGGTTCGACGAAGGCATCGTAGCTCCCTTCAGCCAGACCTCCCTCTTCTACCAGAAGTTCCAGGAGAACCCGAGCTGGATCAACGGCAAGATGGCCACTTCCTGGACCTGGGTCAGTTCCATGGACAAGGACATCGGCGCACGGAAGATGGAAACCCGCCAGTTCCCCGTCATGGCTGGAGCAAAGAACACCGGCGTGCTGATGAGACCCTCCCAGATCATGGTGGTCAACAGCAACTCCAAGAACGAAGCTGAAGCCATCAAGGTCCTGAACTACCTGTTCACCGATCCCCAGGCACTTGAGTTGCTCGGCCTTGCCCGCGGTATCCCTGCCACGGTCATCGGACGAAGTACCCTTGCTGCCAAGGGCGCCATCAGCGCCATGGCTGAGAAGGCTACCAACGAAGGCATCGCACAGGCCGGGCTTCCCCAGTCCACCTACCAGATGAACAGTGAAGTCATCCAGACCATGCAGGACGTCATCGACGAGTTCGGCTTTGGCAAGCTGACTCCCGCTGAAGCTTCCGCAAAGCTCATCAAGAACTTGAACGCTACCTTGGCCACACTGTAA
- a CDS encoding sugar ABC transporter permease has translation MLTRKRYTYIGYLYILPWIIGFLVLQLAPLINSFWYSFTNFQLLGDPKFLGLANYKKIFTNDPTFLQSLKVTSYYVLIAVPLKLGFALLIAIILNQNIKGINFFRTLYYIPSILGGSVAISVLWKYLFMNQGIVNNLLAVVGIPATDWLGDPRYALGTISLVTVWQFGSSMLLFLAGLKQIPVSQYEAARIDGAGRLRIFAQITIPELSPIILFNLIMQMINAFQDFTSAFVITQGGPLKSTYLYGLMLYDQGFKFFKMGYSSALSWILFVIILFFTSLTFRSSESWVHYGDSL, from the coding sequence ATGCTCACACGCAAACGCTACACATACATAGGATACCTGTACATCCTACCCTGGATCATTGGGTTTCTGGTTCTCCAGCTCGCGCCACTGATCAACTCCTTTTGGTACTCCTTCACCAATTTCCAGCTGTTGGGAGACCCCAAGTTCCTCGGTCTGGCCAACTACAAGAAGATCTTCACCAACGACCCCACGTTCCTGCAGTCGCTGAAGGTGACCTCCTACTACGTCCTGATCGCCGTTCCCCTGAAGCTGGGTTTTGCCCTGCTCATTGCGATCATCCTCAACCAGAACATCAAGGGTATCAACTTCTTCCGTACCCTCTACTACATACCGTCAATTCTCGGCGGAAGCGTTGCCATCAGTGTGCTGTGGAAGTACCTGTTCATGAACCAGGGCATCGTCAACAATTTGCTCGCGGTTGTGGGCATCCCTGCAACCGACTGGCTTGGAGATCCTCGCTACGCTCTGGGAACGATCAGCCTTGTCACGGTGTGGCAGTTCGGCTCCTCGATGCTGCTCTTTCTTGCCGGCCTGAAACAGATACCGGTGAGCCAGTATGAGGCTGCCCGCATCGACGGGGCGGGAAGGCTGCGCATCTTTGCCCAGATAACCATCCCCGAGCTCTCCCCGATCATCCTGTTCAACCTCATCATGCAGATGATCAACGCATTCCAGGACTTCACCAGCGCATTTGTCATCACCCAGGGAGGACCGCTGAAGTCCACCTATCTCTATGGGCTCATGCTCTATGACCAAGGCTTCAAGTTCTTCAAGATGGGCTACTCCTCAGCCCTCTCCTGGATCCTGTTTGTCATCATCCTTTTCTTTACCAGTCTGACCTTCCGAAGCTCGGAGTCCTGGGTACACTATGGAGACTCACTATGA
- a CDS encoding carbohydrate ABC transporter permease codes for MIKSKKSVSRIISYIFLIVLAYIMVYPLLWMVGASFKSNQEIFGTLGLLPKQPVFGAFGAGWSGTGQYGFSTFLYNTFLMVVPTVLFTVLSATLVGYGFARFDFPLKKVLFVTMLATMMLPATVIIIPRYIFFKRLGWLDTYLPFIVPAMLGCFPFFNFMMVQFFRGLPLEIDESGKLDGCNSFVILKDLLLPLCKSAIFSVIVFQFVWTWNDFMNVLIYISSVAKYPVALGLRMTMDISTEFDWNQIMAMSVISILPPVILFFAAQKYFVEGIATTGMKN; via the coding sequence ATGATCAAGAGCAAGAAAAGCGTCAGCCGCATCATTTCCTACATCTTCCTGATCGTCTTGGCCTACATCATGGTCTATCCGCTCTTGTGGATGGTGGGAGCCTCCTTCAAGAGCAACCAGGAGATCTTCGGGACCTTGGGCCTGTTGCCCAAGCAACCCGTATTCGGCGCCTTCGGAGCAGGATGGTCCGGTACCGGCCAGTACGGGTTTTCCACTTTCCTGTACAACACCTTCCTGATGGTCGTTCCCACCGTGCTCTTCACCGTCCTCAGTGCCACCTTGGTTGGGTATGGTTTCGCCCGCTTTGACTTTCCGCTGAAGAAAGTGCTGTTTGTCACCATGCTTGCAACCATGATGCTGCCGGCCACGGTCATCATCATTCCCCGCTACATCTTCTTCAAGCGGCTTGGCTGGCTCGATACCTACCTACCGTTCATCGTTCCCGCGATGCTTGGGTGTTTTCCCTTCTTCAACTTCATGATGGTGCAGTTCTTCCGCGGTCTGCCCTTGGAGATAGATGAGTCGGGCAAGCTGGATGGCTGCAACAGTTTCGTCATCCTCAAGGACCTTTTGCTTCCCTTGTGCAAGTCGGCAATCTTCTCGGTCATCGTCTTCCAGTTCGTCTGGACATGGAATGACTTCATGAATGTCCTGATCTACATCAGCAGTGTGGCAAAGTACCCGGTGGCATTGGGCCTGCGCATGACGATGGACATCTCCACCGAGTTCGACTGGAACCAGATCATGGCGATGAGTGTCATCTCCATCCTTCCTCCGGTGATTCTCTTCTTCGCCGCACAGAAGTATTTCGTCGAAGGTATCGCCACCACCGGCATGAAAAACTGA
- a CDS encoding histidine kinase, translating into MKNRVIRIFFRHSLPLVIVAFLLGGGAMALSRNFIRSNSVLQANQKLGEVRAYYDVILDEMDSLSLMFSTNPEMMARLQRVLADGGKVDLDNYREIRLIRSFLSAPANARPYIHNIYVYLENPQDLVLSADLAFIPLSHLEDSSWFSTYQQLTPTSQSFSERVTLKEGTPTEQSVIRILRPIIREANTKVGVIVLDIKEEALSGAYDLIEGEVLAVRNRSGELLFANPSYPFPYPEEDMQFFQTESNKYGWEYSLGMYKVKLYALSTTLMYYTIGLTVVALLLGLYLTHRTNRQERKFLANVMNQLSQVADADLEGEGPEEYRNIFDYLNHHVIRTFLEQDYLRWQKEAMEYRALQMQINPHFLFNTLDTINWKAIKLAEGENDVSRMILLLSRLLKYSLQVDDFSGVPLSKELEQNGYYLQLQQIRFPGRFTYQETVDPSLLDVRVPSMLLQPILENAFNHGFVEGEVLGIALTITEHNKMMQMVVSNDGKALSEKEVNQLNTAKVDVLKRKNSLGLMNINKRLMLFTQGKSPIVVASGKDRGVTVTIVLPLRRS; encoded by the coding sequence ATGAAAAACCGTGTCATCAGGATCTTCTTCCGTCACAGCCTTCCCTTGGTCATCGTTGCCTTCCTGCTCGGGGGAGGCGCCATGGCCTTGTCGCGCAACTTCATCAGGAGCAACTCAGTCCTGCAGGCAAACCAGAAACTTGGTGAGGTACGGGCTTATTACGACGTCATCCTGGACGAGATGGACAGCCTGAGTCTGATGTTCAGCACCAACCCAGAGATGATGGCACGCCTTCAGCGGGTGCTTGCGGATGGAGGAAAGGTAGATCTTGACAACTATCGGGAGATCCGCCTCATCCGCTCCTTCCTCTCAGCCCCTGCCAATGCACGTCCCTATATCCACAACATCTATGTCTATCTGGAGAATCCCCAGGACCTTGTCCTCTCCGCCGACCTGGCGTTCATCCCCCTCAGCCATCTGGAGGACAGCTCCTGGTTTTCCACCTACCAACAGCTCACCCCGACCAGCCAGAGTTTTTCCGAACGCGTCACCCTCAAGGAGGGAACGCCCACCGAGCAGTCGGTGATCCGCATCCTCAGGCCCATCATCCGTGAGGCGAACACCAAGGTTGGGGTCATTGTGCTCGACATCAAGGAGGAAGCGCTCTCCGGAGCCTACGACCTGATCGAGGGGGAAGTGCTTGCGGTGCGCAACCGGTCAGGAGAGCTTTTGTTTGCAAACCCCTCCTACCCCTTCCCCTATCCTGAGGAGGACATGCAGTTCTTCCAGACCGAATCGAACAAGTACGGGTGGGAGTACAGCCTGGGCATGTACAAGGTGAAGCTCTACGCCCTCTCAACCACGCTCATGTACTACACCATCGGCCTGACGGTGGTGGCTTTGCTGCTGGGGCTCTACCTTACCCACCGCACCAACCGGCAGGAACGCAAGTTCCTTGCCAATGTGATGAACCAGCTCTCCCAGGTTGCCGATGCAGACCTTGAGGGAGAAGGCCCTGAGGAGTACCGGAACATCTTCGACTACCTCAACCACCATGTGATCAGGACCTTCCTTGAGCAGGACTACCTGAGGTGGCAGAAGGAGGCGATGGAGTACCGTGCCCTGCAGATGCAGATCAACCCCCACTTCCTCTTCAACACCCTCGACACCATCAACTGGAAGGCGATCAAGCTGGCTGAGGGGGAGAATGATGTTTCGCGCATGATCTTGCTCTTGTCACGTCTGCTCAAGTACTCACTGCAGGTTGACGATTTTTCCGGTGTACCGCTCTCCAAGGAGCTGGAGCAGAACGGGTACTACCTGCAGTTGCAACAGATCCGGTTCCCCGGCCGATTCACCTACCAAGAGACGGTCGACCCATCCCTGCTCGATGTCCGTGTCCCTTCCATGCTGCTCCAGCCTATTCTGGAGAATGCCTTCAACCACGGGTTTGTCGAAGGGGAGGTGCTGGGAATCGCACTGACCATCACCGAGCACAACAAAATGATGCAGATGGTGGTGTCCAATGACGGGAAAGCACTCAGTGAGAAGGAAGTGAATCAGCTCAACACGGCAAAGGTGGATGTGCTGAAGCGAAAAAATTCCCTTGGGCTGATGAACATCAACAAACGCCTGATGCTCTTTACCCAAGGGAAATCCCCCATCGTCGTTGCAAGCGGGAAGGATCGGGGGGTGACCGTCACGATCGTCCTTCCGCTCAGGAGAAGCTGA
- a CDS encoding response regulator: protein MYTLVIVDDEKELLEGLSHYFPWESIGFSVAASFLEGRSALSYCKQHKIDVLLTDIRMPFMSGLELIASLKQLPSPPLFCIMSAYNDFEYAKQAIGFGVQDYLVKPASFDEITKTFLKIRENLDGTLPKENTKHEVEGRNPLIGKTFALVEKRLGSCSLQNIASELGVTTSYLSRLFKEETGQNFQEYLLKEKMEMAKAMLGGKVGYKNKDIAHALGYQDTQNFCRTFRKYWGKSPQQFRVEMKG, encoded by the coding sequence ATGTATACTCTGGTGATTGTAGACGATGAGAAAGAACTCTTGGAAGGCTTGTCCCACTATTTTCCGTGGGAATCGATAGGCTTCTCCGTTGCAGCCTCCTTCCTTGAAGGGAGAAGCGCCCTCTCCTATTGCAAGCAGCACAAGATCGATGTCCTTCTGACCGACATCCGCATGCCCTTCATGAGCGGGCTGGAACTGATCGCTTCACTCAAGCAACTCCCCTCACCCCCGCTCTTCTGCATCATGAGCGCGTACAACGACTTTGAATACGCCAAGCAGGCCATCGGCTTTGGGGTGCAGGACTATCTGGTGAAGCCCGCTTCCTTTGACGAGATCACCAAGACTTTTCTCAAGATCCGAGAGAACCTTGATGGTACCTTGCCCAAGGAGAACACCAAGCACGAGGTTGAGGGAAGAAACCCCTTGATCGGCAAGACCTTTGCCCTGGTGGAAAAACGCCTTGGCTCCTGTTCCTTGCAGAACATTGCCTCCGAACTTGGGGTGACGACCAGTTACCTCTCCCGTCTCTTCAAGGAGGAGACAGGACAGAACTTCCAGGAGTACCTGCTGAAGGAGAAAATGGAGATGGCCAAAGCCATGCTCGGCGGCAAAGTCGGATACAAGAACAAGGATATCGCGCACGCCCTGGGGTATCAGGATACGCAGAACTTCTGCAGGACCTTCCGCAAGTACTGGGGCAAGAGTCCCCAACAGTTCAGGGTGGAGATGAAAGGATGA
- a CDS encoding alpha-galactosidase, with the protein MKETRICIIGGGGRLWAIQFMKDLAYNTMTHGTLVLYDIDKQAARNNVAVAEQVLRVNNSEGRFAVEAIDDLGQALSGCDMVIISIEPGKTECRYGDLVLPEEYGILQSVGDTTGPGGIMRARRALPIFFDLGKKIEQFCPNAWVINYTNPMTLCTAALYKAFPDIKALGCCHEVFHTQNFLAKKVSTWFGVPTPDRREIRIDLTGVNHFTFVTKATWQGHDLMARLVEDLKDPETFADGTEVALKRLEQEKWFDCDQKIALSFLRDFNTLGAAGDRHLAEFVPWFLTSDENLHTYGVIRTPYAWRMRSAKEKREKVFNDEDLKASLSDEEGVDIMRCLMGDKSMVTNINRPNEGQVSYLPLGRIVESNGVIDGDSIRPIVASDPPLAIQNLVRQVSDVQEMTLQAIWEKDDELLFTAFLSDPLMNLSREKARELFDKMLKASELQY; encoded by the coding sequence ATGAAAGAGACTCGAATCTGCATCATTGGTGGCGGTGGACGACTCTGGGCCATCCAATTCATGAAAGATCTTGCGTACAATACCATGACCCATGGTACCTTGGTACTGTACGATATCGATAAGCAGGCTGCCCGCAACAATGTGGCGGTAGCAGAGCAGGTGCTGCGGGTGAACAACAGTGAAGGCCGCTTTGCGGTGGAGGCCATCGACGACCTTGGTCAGGCGCTCAGCGGCTGCGACATGGTCATCATCTCCATTGAGCCCGGCAAGACCGAGTGCCGCTACGGGGATCTGGTTCTGCCCGAAGAGTACGGTATCCTGCAGTCGGTTGGTGATACCACCGGCCCCGGTGGCATCATGCGTGCCCGTCGTGCCCTTCCCATTTTCTTCGACCTTGGAAAGAAGATTGAGCAGTTCTGCCCAAATGCTTGGGTGATCAACTACACCAACCCGATGACCCTCTGCACTGCGGCCCTTTACAAGGCTTTCCCGGACATCAAGGCGCTGGGGTGCTGTCATGAGGTATTCCATACCCAGAACTTCCTGGCCAAGAAAGTCAGTACCTGGTTTGGTGTCCCCACTCCCGACCGAAGGGAGATCAGGATTGATCTGACCGGGGTGAACCACTTCACCTTTGTGACCAAGGCTACCTGGCAGGGTCATGACCTGATGGCCAGGCTTGTTGAGGATCTCAAGGATCCTGAAACCTTTGCCGATGGCACTGAGGTTGCCCTCAAGCGCCTCGAGCAGGAGAAGTGGTTTGATTGCGACCAGAAGATAGCCCTGAGCTTCCTGCGTGACTTCAACACCCTTGGTGCTGCCGGGGACCGCCATCTGGCCGAGTTCGTGCCCTGGTTCCTCACCAGCGATGAGAACCTCCACACCTATGGTGTCATCCGCACCCCGTATGCATGGAGAATGCGCAGCGCAAAGGAAAAGCGTGAGAAAGTATTCAATGATGAGGATCTGAAGGCTTCCCTCTCCGATGAGGAAGGGGTGGACATCATGCGCTGTCTCATGGGAGACAAGTCCATGGTCACCAACATCAATCGTCCCAATGAGGGACAGGTCAGCTACCTTCCGTTGGGAAGGATTGTGGAGAGCAACGGCGTGATCGATGGGGATTCCATCCGTCCGATCGTCGCTTCCGATCCTCCGCTTGCCATCCAGAACCTGGTTCGCCAGGTGAGCGACGTGCAGGAGATGACCCTTCAGGCAATCTGGGAGAAGGATGATGAACTGCTGTTCACCGCCTTCCTCTCCGATCCCTTGATGAACCTCTCCCGCGAAAAGGCTCGTGAGCTGTTTGACAAGATGCTGAAGGCTTCCGAGCTGCAGTACTGA